GCGAGTCGTTGAACCGGCGCACGGTGTCGTCGTTGCGCGCCAGCGTGCTGGTGAAGTCCTGCACCTGGCTCAGCGAGCCGAACAGCTCGTCCTTGTTGTCGGCCAGCGTCTGGGTCAGGGCGCCGACGTTCTTGAGGGTGCGGTTGAGCTCCACGCCCTGCCCACCGAGGTTGCGCGCGGTGGCGTCGAGCAGGCGGGTCAGCGGGCCGACCCCGCCGTCGACCGGCTTGTTGGCCTGGTCGGGGCCCAGCGCGATGTTGAGCTGGTTGAGGCTGCTGAAGATCTCGTCGAGCTCGAGCGGCGTGGCCGTCCGGTCGACGCCCAGCTCGGCGTTGTCGGGAAGGACGTCCCCGCCGTCGTACGCCGGGGTCATCTGGACGAAGCGGTCGCCCACGATCGAGGGCGCGATGACGGCCGCCTTGGCGTCGGCGGGCAGCTTGTACTTGCTGTCGTAGCTGAGCTTGACGCGGACGGCCGTGCCCACGGGCGTGACCTCCTCGACCTTGCCCACCGGCACGCCGAGGATCTTCACGTCGGAGCCCTTGTAGAGCGAGACCGTGCGCGGGAAGTCGGCCGTGACGTAGCGCTTCTCGCCGCCGGGCCAGAAGACCGCGAGCAGGGCGGCCAGCAGGGCCACGACCAGGACCACGCCGATGACGGGGTTCAGCTTCGCGAGGGACTTCATCCCTGGCCTCCCGTCGGCAGGGCGGGGGCGGGCGGGAGGTTCTCGATGTAGACGTCGAACCACGGGCCGGACCCGAGCGTGTTGGCGAAGACGCGGTAGAAGGGCTCGAGCAGCCGCAGGCTCTCGTCGAGGTTGTTCTGGTTCTTCAGCAGCGTGTCCACGACGCCCTTGAGGTTGTCGAGGGCCGGCTTGAGGTCCGAGCGGGTCTGGCGCACCAGCGCGGTCAGCTCGAGGGAGAGCCGGTTGGTGGAGACCAGCAGGGTGTGCACGGCCTCGCGGCGCGCCACCAGCGCCCGCAGCAGGACGTCGCTGTCCTTCATCAGGGAGACCAGGTCCTCGTCGCGGTTCGCGAGCGTGCCCGAGACCGTGTCGAGGTTGCGCAGCAGCTCGCCGATCTGGTCGTTGCGGCTCGCGACCGTCTCCGAGAGCCGGGACAGCCCTCGCAGCGTGCCCTGGAAGGCGGCCGGGGTGTTGTCGGTCAGCTCGGCCAGGGTGTCGAACGACTTGCCGAGCTGGTCGACGTCGATGTCCTCGGCCTTGCCCGCGAGGCCCTCGAACGCCGAGACGACGTCGAACGCCGACTGGGTGCGGCTGCGGGGGATCAGCGCGTCCTCGGCCAGCTGGCCCGATCCCTCGGGCTCGAGGGCGAGGTACATGTCACCGAGCAGCGTCTTGATCTTGATCTGGGCGCCGGTCTCGCGACCGAACTTCGACGGGGTGTCGACCTTGAACTTGGCGACGACCTGGTTGCCGTCGAGCTCGATGGCGTCGACCTTGCCGACCCGGACACCGGCGATCCGGACCTCGTCGCCCGGCTTGAGACCGCTGGCGTCGTTGAAGGCGGCCCGGTAGGTGTCGCCGCCGCCGATGAGGGGCAGCGAGCCGGCCTTGAAGGCCCCGAGGAGCAGGGCGGCCAGGACGGCGATGCTGATCGCGCCGATCACCACGGGGTTCCGCTCGCGGAAGGGAACGCTCATCCGAGCTCACACCTCGCGTCCTTGCTGAACGTGCTCGTGTCGTACTTGATCGGGACGGTGAGGGCGTTGCCCACCTTCACGTTGCCCTGGAACTGGCACAGGTAGAAGTTGAAGAACGAGCCGTAGATCGCGGTGCGACCGATCTTGTTCAGCTTGATCGGCAGCACCTGCAGCGCGCGGTCGATCTCGCCGCGACCCTGGTTGAGGTTGGCCGCCACCTTGCGCAGGCCCTTGACGTCGCGCACCAGCGAGGGCCGGATGCCGATCACCAGGCTGGAGGTCTCGTCGGCCAGCGCCGATACGGAGTCGAGCGAGCCGAGGATGGCGCCGCGGTCCTGCACCAGGCCCGACATCAGCCGCTGGAAGTCGGTGATCAGCTCGTTGAGCTGCTTGTCGCGCCCGGCCAGCGTGGCCAGCACGGCGTTGAGGTTGTCGATGACCTCGCCGATCACCTTGTCGCGGTCGGCCAGCGTGTTGGTCAGCGACGCGGTGCTCTGCAGCAGCGAGGTGAGCGTGCCGCCCTCCCCCTGGAAGACCGAGATGACCTCGGCCGAGAGCTTGTTGATGTCGGCGGGCGAGAGCGCCGCGAACAGCGGCTTGAAGCCGTTGAAGAGCACCGTCAGGTCGAGGGCCGGCTTGGTCCGGTCCATCGGGATGGTGGCGTCCTCGGGCAGCCGGTCGAGGTCGCCCACGCCCTGCGTCAGCGCGATGTAGCGCTGGCCGACGAGGTTGCGGTAGCGGATCGTGGCCGTGCTGCTCTTGGTGACCACCGAGCTCCGGGCGACCCCGAAGGTCACCTCGGCGCGCTCGCGGTCGACGATGCGCACGTCCTTGACGCTGCCGACCTTGACGCCGGCGATCCGGATGTCGTCGCCCTTGACCACGCCGGTCGCGTCGGAGAACTGGGCCTTGTAGGTCCGCGTGGACTCGAAGGTGAAGTTGCCGATGAGGACCACCAGCACGCCCGTGGCCAGCGAGGTCACGAGGATGAAGATCATCAGCTTGACCAGGTCGCCGCTGGTCTTCTTGTCGAGGATGCTCATCCGATGCTCACCTTCGTCCCGGCCATGGCCGGCGCGAACAGCGCGGCGGTGATGTCGGACATCTCGTCGACCGGCATCCCCAGCGAGGGCGCCAGCAGCGAGTTGATCAGCGCCTTCTGCGAGGGGGTCCCCGAGGGACCGACGCTGATGGAGGAGCGGTCGGCCCGGCCCACCTGGCCCACCGAGGCATCACGGGGGGTCGCGGACGTGACACCGAAGCCCGGCGAGGTCCGCTGACCGCCCTTGCCGATGCCGTTCACGCCGTCGTCGATGTTGGGGAACTTCGGGTAGGGGATCGGCGGGTTCGGCAGCCCGGCGCAGTTGGGGGCGTTGGAGGCGCCGTAGACCTGGGTGTCGCCCGCGGTGTAGCCGCGCGGCTGCTTGGGCAGCAGCTGCAGGTCGATGTGGAAGATGAAGCCGCGGAAGGTCGAGGCCAGCCGCGGCGCCTGGTCGACGATGCCGCGCAGCATGCAGGGGTACGTCGAGGAGTAGCGCGCGAGCAGGGCCACGATCGGCTCGCTCAGCTGGCTGAGCCGGATCAGGTTGTTGCCGTTGTCGTTGAGGAACCCGGTCGTGGTGTCCGAGAACGACGTCAGGTCCTTGAGGAAGGCGTTGAGCTTGGCCTCCTTGGACACCAGGGTGTTGCCGGTCTTGGTGGTGTTGCGCAGGGTCTCGGCCAGCTGCGGGAAGACGTCGGCGTAGGTGTCGGTCACCGTCGCCAGCAGCTTCAGGTCCTCGACCAGGGCCGGCAGCTGGGGGTTCATCCGGGTCAGGTAGTCGTCGAGCGTCACCAGGGTCTCGCCGAGCTTCTCGCCGCGCCCGTCGAGGGCGTCGGCGAGGGCGTTCAGGGTGTAGTTCAGCTCGGCCGGCTGCACCGCGCGCAGCAGCGGGTAGAGGTCGTTGAGGACCTTCTCCACCTCGATGGGCAGCTTCGTCTGCGTGATCTCGTCCCCCGCCGCGAGAGGGGTCGACGCGGGCTTCGAGGGGATGTCGAGCTCGACGTACTTCTCGCCGAACAGGGTCTTGGGCAGGATCGCGGCCGTCACGTTGTCGGGGATCTGCTTGATCGAGTCGGGCTTGATGCCGAGCTCGATCGTCGCGCCCTTCCCGACGGAGTCCATCTTGGTGACCTGGCCGACGATGACGCCGCGGACCTTGACGTCCGCCTTGTCGGGCAGCTGCAGGCCGGCGCTGTTGGTCGTGAGCGAGACCCGGTCGAAGTCGGTGAACTTCTGCCCGAAGATCGCGCTCACCAGCCACACGGCCAGCACGAGCAGGCCGATGAACACGAGGCCGAGGAAGCGGTGGTTCATGAGGTGCTTGGTCACGTCGTCACCCCGCCAACCGGACGGTGGCGGCAGATCCCCAGATCGCCATGGACAGGAACAGGTCGATCACGTTGACCGCCACGATCGAGGTGCGGACCGCGCGGCCGACCGCGACGCCCACGCCCGCGGGGCCGCCGCCGGCGGTGTAGCCGTGGTAGCAGTGGATGAGGATCACCACGACCGAGAACACCAGGACCTTGCCGAAGGACCACAGCACGTCGCCCGGTGGGAGGAACAGGTTGAAGTAGTGGTCGTAGGTGCCCGGGCTCTGCCCGTAGAACAGCGTCACCGTCAGGCGGGTGGCGACGTAGGAGGACATCAGGCCCACGACGTAGAGCGGGATGATCGCGACCAGGCCCGCGACGATGCGCGTGGTGACGAGGAACGGCATCGAGGGGATCGCCATCACCTCGAGGGCGTCGACCTCCTCGGAGATGCGCATGGCGCCCAGCTGGGCGGTGAAGCCGCAGCCGACGGTGGCGGCCAGTGCGATGCCGGCCACGAGCGGGGCGATCTCGCGGGTGTTGAAGTACGCCGAGACGAACCCCGCGAACGGTGCGGTGCCGATCTGGTCGAGCGCGGCGTAGCCCGACAGGCCCACCTGGGCCCCGGTGAAGAAGGTCATGGCCAGGATGACGCCGACCGTGCCGCCGATGACGGCCAGGGCGCCCGATCCGAGGGTGACCTCGGCCAGCAGCCGCAGGATCTCCTTGGGGTAGCGCGTCACCGACCGCGGGGTGGCGCGCAGGGCGCGCAGGTAGAACGCCAGCTCCTCCCCCATCCGGTCGATGGAGGACAGCGGCCGCTCGTAGACGCTCTTGAGGTTCGCCATCGTCCTCAGCCTGTCTTCGGGGGGATGATCTGGAGGTAGATGGCGCTCACCACGAAGTTGACGATGAACAGCAGCACGAAGGTGATGACCACCGACTCGTTGACCGCGTCACCGACGCCCTTGGGGCCGCCGTTGGCGTTGACGCCCTTGTACGCCGCGACGACCGCCGCGAGCATGCCGAAGAGCAGGGCCTTGAACAGGCCCACCCACAGGTCGGGCAGCTGGGCGAGGGCGGTGAAGCTGGCCAGGTAGGCGCCCGGCGTACCGCCCTGCAGACCGACGTTGAACACGTAGCCGCCTGCGACGCCGACCACGCTCACCATGCCGTTGAGGAAGACCGCCACCATCATGCAGGCGAGCACGCGGGGCACGACGAGGCGCTGGATCGGGTCGATGCCGAGCACCATCATGGCGTCGAGCTCCTCGCGGATCTTGCGCGCTCCGAGGTCGGCCGCGATCGCCGAGCCGCCCGCACCGGCGATCAGCAGCGCCGTGCCGATGGGCGCCGCCTGCTGCACGACCGCCAGCACCGAGGCGGACCCGGTGAACGACTGTGCGCCGAACTGCTTGATGAGGCCGCCGACCTGCAGCGCGATGACCGCACCGAACGGGATGGCGACCAGGGCCGTCGGCACGATCGTCACCGAGGCCAGGAACCAGGCCTGCTGGATGAACTCGCGGGTCTGGAACGGGCGCCGGAAGAGCTGCCGGAAGGTGTCGAGCGCGAAGGCGAAGAGCTTGCCCGACGTGCCGATCGGCTTCAGCAGGCGGCTCGAGGTGAGGGTGGCCATCAGCGGCTCACGCGCCAGTCGTCATGGTCATGTTCTCGTCGAACGAGCCGGGCGGCGGCGTGATGCCGTTCTCCTTGCACCAGGCACCCGGGTCGCGCTGGCTGCGTCGGGGCTGGCCGTTGGAGGGCTCGAGCTGCAGCGGGATGGGGGGCAGCGGCGGCAGGTCCATGTCCTTCTCGGCCTCGAGCTCGTCGGCGTCCTTCTCCTCCGACATGCCGATGGGTCCGACGACCTGGGCGTTGAGGAACTGGCGCACGACCGGCTCCTCCGAGGACAGCAGCATCTCGCGGGGACCGAACATGGCCAGGTGCTTGTGGTAGAGCAGGCCGATGTTGTCCGGCACCGTGCGCGCGGTGTTGATGTCGTGGGTGACGATGAGGAACGTCGCGTCGATCTGGGCGTTGAGGTCGACGATGAGCTGGTTGAGGAACGACGTGCGGACCGGGTCGAGGCCCGAGTCGGGCTCGTCGAACAGCACGATCTCCGGGTCGAGGACCAGCGCACGGGCCAGGCCGGCGCGCTTGCGCATGCCGCCGGAGATCTCGCCGGGCAGCTTGGTCTCGGTGCCGAGGAGACCCGTGAGGTCGAGCTTCTCCATCACGATGTTGCGGATCTCGGACTCGGACTTCTTGGTGTGCTCGCGCAGCGGGAAGGCGATGTTGTCGTAGAGGTTCATCGAGCCGAACATGGCGCCGTCCTGGAACAGCACCCCGAACAGCTTGCGGATCTCGTAGAGCTCGCGCTCGGGGCAGGAGGCGATGTCGACGCCCTCGATGACCACGCTGCCGCGGTCGGGCTTGAGCAGACCGATGATCGTCTTGAGCAGCACGGACTTGCCGGTCCCGGAGGGACCCAGCATCACGCAGATCTCGCCCGCGGGGACGGTCAGCGTCACGTCGCCCCAGATCAGCTGGCTGCCGAAGCTCTTGGTCAGGTCCTTGATCGCGATCTCGACGCCCACGCCGTCCGCCTCCCTCGTCGCTGGTGTTCCACGCGTTGCATGACTGCGTCCAGGTCCCTCTCGACCTGGAGGCACGCTCAGCCCCCCTCTGCTGCGCGTACCAACGAGTAGCCCGCCGCTAAGTTACGGCAGCATTGCGGCGGCGTCAGGTGGATCGGGCACTCGTCTCAAAACAGGACGGACACGGTCGGCCTACGACCGTGCACCAGGAGTTCCCCTCCCGGACGGTCCCATGCGCCACCCCGACCGACGGGTTCCCGGGCACGACGAACGCCCCGGACCAGACGGTCCGGGGCGTTCGGGTGGTGCAGGCGATCAGCGTCGGCGCGAGCCGACCGGGATCACTTGAGGGTGACGGTGGCGCCGGCGCCCTCGAGGGACTCCTTGGCCTTCTCCGCGGCCTCCTTGTTGACCTTCTCGAGGACGGCCTTGGGGGCGGACTCGACGAGGTCCTTGGCCTCCTTCAGGCCGAGGCTCGTGAGGGCGCGCACCTCCTTGATGACGTTGATCTTCTTCTCGCCAGCGGACTCGAGGACGACGTCGAACTCGTCCTGCTCCTCGACGGCCTCGGCAGCGCCGGCACCGGCACCGGCGCCGGCAGCGGCAACGGCGACGGGGGCGGCGGCGGTGACGCCGAAGGTCTCCTCGAACTGCTTCACGAACTCGCTGAGCTCCAGGAGGGTCATCTCCTTGAAAGCGTCGAGCAGCTCGTCGGTGCTGAGCTTCGCCATGGTGGCGTTCCTTTCAGTGGTGGTGCGGCTCGCGCCGCAACCGGGATGTCAGGCCTGGGTGCTCTCGGTGGCCTCGGTGGTCTCCTCGGACGCGGGCGCGTCGTCGGCTGCAGCGGGCTCGGCCACGGGGGCCTCGTCCGCTGCGGTGTCCTCGGCCGCGGCGGCCGGCTCGCCGGCACCGCCCTTGAGGATGGAGGGGTCCTCCTGCGCCTTCGCCTCCAGGGCGCCGGCGAGCCGGGCAGCCTGGGCGAGCGGGGCGTTGAGGAGGTAGACGGCCTGGCTGAGCGAGGCGAGCATGGCGCCCGCCATCTTGCCCAGCAGCACCTCGCGGGACTCGAGATCGGCCAGCTTGGCGATCCCGGCAGCGTCCACGGTGGCGCCGTCGATGTAGCCGCCCTTGATGATCAGGGCGGGGTTGGCCTTGGCAAAGTCACGCAGACCCTTGGCCGCGTCGACCACGTCGCCGTTGATGAAGGCGATGGCGGTCGGACCGGTCAGGAGGTCGTCGAATCCCTCGACGCCCGCCTGGCCGGCGGCGATCTTGGTCAGCGTGTTCTTGACCACGGCATAGTGGGCGTTCTCGCCGAGAACTCGCCGCAGGTCCTGCAGCTGCTTCACGGTGAGACCGCGGTACTCGGTCAGCACAGCGCCCGTGGAGTCGTTGAACGAGTCGACGATCTCCGCGACGGCTGCTGCCTTGTCTGGCCGCGCCATGGGTCTCCTTCCACACTTCGGTGCACTGGTGCGTGCGGAGGATCCGGCCGGGTTGACCGGGTCCCCGAGCCGAGGGCCGGAAGGGCCACACATGCAGAACGCCCCGTGCAGGTGCACAGGGCGGGCGACGCGATCGCGTCGGTCAACTCGGTGTCACCTGCGCAGGTCGCCCGCATCGCGGACCTTTCGAGCCACTCCGGGGAGTGGCCGACCGGCGGTCTTCGGCTACGCGGAGGACTGTACGTCGCTGCTCGCCGTGCGGCCAAATCGCGGACCGGGCCAAGGATCACTAGACCAGTCGGGAAAACTGACCAAATCGGACATTTAGCCCATAACGTTCTGTGCGTAACCACAATCGCCCACGAACGAGGTTCACGATGTCACTCCCCCGCCCGCTCCGCCACCAGTCCCGCCTGGCCCAGGTCAGCTCCACGGTCGCCCTGCTGGTGAGCTCGACGCTCCTCGCCTCGACCCTGGCCACCGCTCCCGCCGCCGCCGCCCCGGCAACCCCCACCAGCAGCGTCGCCACCGCCGCGGCCAGCGCCGCTCGGTCGGCCACGCTCACCATCGGTGGCGCCACGCGGTCGGTCGCGGGCACCAACGTGGCCCGCAAGGTCGGCAAGCTGGTCGTCTACTCGGCCCCGCGCTCCACCACCCACAAGACCAAGCGCGGCGTGGACGTCGTCGTCCAGGACGGCAAGGTCGTCTCGGTCAAGCGCCACCACGGCCGTCGGGCAGGTCGGACCGCCGTGCCCGCCGGTGGCTTCGTCGTCTCCGGGCTCGGCTCCTCCGCCGCCTGGCTGCGCGCCCACGCCAAGCCGGGCGTCGCCGTCACCTCCACCGCCGCCACCGGCGGCCAGGTCGGCACCGGCGGCCGCGTCGTCGCCACCGCCACCCCCACCGTCGGCGCCCCCGTGGTCGTGGGCAACGGCACCTGGAAGCTCTCGGGCATCAACGTCCCCCGCGGCGTCGACCAGGTCGTCGCCTACACCGCGCCCGTCACGGTCACCACGACCAACATGTGGGGCGTCGAGCTGACGGTGGTGGGCGGCAAGATCACCTCGATCGTCGACCGCCAGGTCAAGCAGGTCACCAGCGGCACCCGGGTCCCCACCGGCGGCTACGTGCTCTCCGCCCACGGCAGCGCCGGCGACTGGCTGCGGGCCCGGGCCAAGGTCGGTGGCACCGTCGGCTACCAGGTCACCGTCCCCGACGTGGTCACCCCGACCCCGACGCCGACCCCCACGCCCACCCCGACCCCGACCCCCACCCCGACGCCCACCGCGCCCGCCGTGCCGGCCGCCGGCACCCGGGCCGCCATCGGCTCGTCCAGCTACCCCGTCAGCGGCGTCAACATCGACCGCGGCGTGGACGCCCTGGTGGCCTACACCTCCCCCCTGACGCAGACCCCGACCAACATGTGGGGCGTCGAGGTCGGCGTGGTCGGTGGCAGGATCACCTCGGTGATCGACCGGCAGGTCAACAACATCAGCGCGGCCACGCCGGTCCCCTCGGGCGGCTACGTCCTGTCGGGCCACGGCGCGGCCGGCGAGTGGCTCCGGGCGGCGGCCCAGGTCGGCGGCACCGTCACCTCCGGCAGCGGCTCGGTCTCCACCCCGACCCCGACGCCCACCCCCACGCCCACTCCGACCCCGACGCCGACCCCCGCACCCACGACGCCGAGCACGGGCACCAGCAGCACGGACCCGATGCCGCTGCCCAGCAAGGTGCAGGCGCTCTACCTGATGATGTGGTCCAACTCGGGCTCGCCGATGCTGCGCAACATCCCCTCGGACGTCAACGTCGTCAACCTGTCCTTCCTCCAGGGCGACCCGCCGTCGCTGGTCGGCTGGGGCTCGCAGAGCGAGGCCAGCTTCATCGCCGACGCCAAGGCGCTGCGGGCCCGCGGGGTCCGGATCGTCGCCTCGGTCGGCGGAGCCGGCGGCCACGTCAACCTGGCCAACCGCGAGGCCTTCGTCCAGGGCGTCATGAGCCTCAACGCCAAGCTCCCCCTCGACGGCATCGACTGGGACATCGAGGGCTCCACCCCGATGGCGGCCGCCGACGTCGTGTGGATCTCCAAGCGGCTCAAGACCCTGCGGGGCCAGGACTTCGCGATCACCCTGGCGCCCAACGGCTCCAACATCAACGAGTACCTCGCCATCGCCGTGCAGCTGCAGGCCAACAACGCGCTCGACATGATCGGCCAGCAGTTCTACGACGCCGTGGTCTCCAAGGAGGCCGCCATGGGCCGCATCAACCAGGCCGTGAGCATGGGGATCCCGCAGAGCAAGATCGCCGTCGGCATGATGGTCGGCACCGCGGACGTCTACTGGACCGTCGCCGAGTGCGTCGCCGCGGTGACCTACATCAAGGCGAAGTACCCCAACCTCCGCGGCGGCTACCTGTGGGAGGCCGGCCGGGCCGGCACCGCCGACTGGGCCAGCACCCTGAGCGGCCTGCTCAAGGGCTAGTCACCACCACACCGCGGCGACCGGCGCCGGCGGGGACCCACCAGGTCGCGGACCTGGCGAGGACGCCCCGCCGGCGTCGGCGCGCGAGTAGCATCGAGGTGCCGACATGACCGTCGTACGAGGGGGAACAGTCATCGCCGAGCACGCCTGGGTGGTCGTCGCCGACTCACCCTTCCTGCCCGCCCGCGGCGGCGGCGAGCGCGAGCACCTCGGGTTCGTCGAGGCCGCCGTCGCCGGCGGTCGTCTGGCCGCCCTGGTGGTGCCGTCCTCGGAGACGCTCGACGTCGCCGCCTACCGCGCCGTCCTCGGGGAGACCCCGCTCGTGGTCACCCGGCGGCGCGAGCGCCCGTGGCTGGCGGCCCACCCCGTCACGCCGTACGTCGTGTCCTCGCGGCCGGCCCGCCCCGGCCTGGTGGGCCGGGTGCGCCAGGTCGCGCCGCAGGCGACCGGCGTCGTGTGCTTCTCCTACAAGTCCTGGCGCATCGGCGAGGCCCTCGCCCTCGGTCTCGAGGTGCCGGCCGTGCTCCGGCAGCACAACCTCGAGGGGCCCTACCACCGCAGCCTGGCCACCGGGAGCACCGGCGTGCGCCGCCTGGTGATGCACCTCGAGGCCCGCCGCATCGACCGCGACGAGCGCCGGCTCGAGCAGGCCGACTGGCTGCGCACCATGGCCGACATCTCGGCGACCGACGCGCAGGTGCGTCGCGACCGGGGCGGTCGGGCGGTGCACGTGCCCCCCTTCGCCCACGACGCCTCCAAGCTGGTGCTCCCCCGCACGCCCGGACCCGAGCCGCGGGTGGTGTTCCTCGGGGCGCTCGACGTCGAGACCAACACCACCGCCCTGGACTGGCTGCTCGAGCGGGTCTGGCCCCAGGTGCGCCGGCAGGTGCCCGACGCCGTGCTCGACGTGGTGGGCCGCCACCCCGCGCCGGCGCTCGTCACCCGGCTCGACGCGGAGCCCGGCGTGGAGCTCCACGCCGACGTGCCCGACCTCGCCCCGTTCCTCAGCGGGGCCCGGGTGGCGGTGAACCCCGCCGTGTCCGGCTCGGGGGTCAACATCAAGCTCGTCGACTACCTGCAGGCCGGTGTCCCCGTGGTGACCACGACGCTGGGCGCCCAGGGCCTCGGCCTGACCGACGGCCCGCTGGTCAGCGTCCAGGACCGCCCCGAGTCGTACGCCGAGGCGCTGGTCGGCCTGCTCCAGGACCCCGACCGGGCCGAGGCGATGGGCGCCGCCGCCCGACGCCACGTCGCCGACCTGCTCGACCCCGCCACCAACCTCGCGCGCCTCGAGAAGGAGCTGTCGTGAGCGGCCCGACCGCCGGTGGCCGCCCGGGCCAGCGGATCCACGTCGTGCTCGACGACCTCGACCGGCTCGCCGGGGCCGGCCGCGCCGCGTGGGACCGGCTGTTCGAGGCCCAGGACGCGCTGGCCAACCCGTTCTGCGCGCCGGAGTGGGTCGAGACCTGGTACACCCACTTCACCCGGCCGAGCCAGCGGCACCTGCTGACCGTGTGGCGCGGCGACGAGCTCGTCGGCGTGGCGCCGTTCTACCGCGACCGGGTGGCCCTCGGGCCGGCCGGCGTGGCCCACCGGCTGACCCTGGCCGGCGCCGGCCAGGGCGGGTCGGTCCTCGAGTCGCCCCAGGTCCTGACCGCCCCCGGCCTGGCCCGCGAGGTCGTCCGGGCCGTGGTCGAGGAGACCATCAGCGTCCCCGAGGGCGAGGGCGTGGACTGGTCCGAGATCGCCATCCCCACCGGGGCCGGCTGGTTC
This genomic interval from Nocardioides scoriae contains the following:
- a CDS encoding glycosyl hydrolase family 18 protein; its protein translation is MSLPRPLRHQSRLAQVSSTVALLVSSTLLASTLATAPAAAAPATPTSSVATAAASAARSATLTIGGATRSVAGTNVARKVGKLVVYSAPRSTTHKTKRGVDVVVQDGKVVSVKRHHGRRAGRTAVPAGGFVVSGLGSSAAWLRAHAKPGVAVTSTAATGGQVGTGGRVVATATPTVGAPVVVGNGTWKLSGINVPRGVDQVVAYTAPVTVTTTNMWGVELTVVGGKITSIVDRQVKQVTSGTRVPTGGYVLSAHGSAGDWLRARAKVGGTVGYQVTVPDVVTPTPTPTPTPTPTPTPTPTPTAPAVPAAGTRAAIGSSSYPVSGVNIDRGVDALVAYTSPLTQTPTNMWGVEVGVVGGRITSVIDRQVNNISAATPVPSGGYVLSGHGAAGEWLRAAAQVGGTVTSGSGSVSTPTPTPTPTPTPTPTPTPAPTTPSTGTSSTDPMPLPSKVQALYLMMWSNSGSPMLRNIPSDVNVVNLSFLQGDPPSLVGWGSQSEASFIADAKALRARGVRIVASVGGAGGHVNLANREAFVQGVMSLNAKLPLDGIDWDIEGSTPMAAADVVWISKRLKTLRGQDFAITLAPNGSNINEYLAIAVQLQANNALDMIGQQFYDAVVSKEAAMGRINQAVSMGIPQSKIAVGMMVGTADVYWTVAECVAAVTYIKAKYPNLRGGYLWEAGRAGTADWASTLSGLLKG
- a CDS encoding glycosyltransferase → MTVVRGGTVIAEHAWVVVADSPFLPARGGGEREHLGFVEAAVAGGRLAALVVPSSETLDVAAYRAVLGETPLVVTRRRERPWLAAHPVTPYVVSSRPARPGLVGRVRQVAPQATGVVCFSYKSWRIGEALALGLEVPAVLRQHNLEGPYHRSLATGSTGVRRLVMHLEARRIDRDERRLEQADWLRTMADISATDAQVRRDRGGRAVHVPPFAHDASKLVLPRTPGPEPRVVFLGALDVETNTTALDWLLERVWPQVRRQVPDAVLDVVGRHPAPALVTRLDAEPGVELHADVPDLAPFLSGARVAVNPAVSGSGVNIKLVDYLQAGVPVVTTTLGAQGLGLTDGPLVSVQDRPESYAEALVGLLQDPDRAEAMGAAARRHVADLLDPATNLARLEKELS